A region of Pleionea litopenaei DNA encodes the following proteins:
- a CDS encoding ATP-binding cassette domain-containing protein, translated as MSILRGEQLGLAFGTHVLLDNVSFAVEPGVKTAIVGRNGAGKSSLLKVIAGKMQADSGQLQCSKGVRIRYLAQSLPEVGEQTVFDYVAEGVADLRDAVERYQYLLSEQGSEHEINQLHDFLDRTGAWHWEQKVESVLSRLDLSGDSKVSALSGGWRRRVALAECLAAEPDLLLLDEPTNHLDLTTIEWLEEVLKQYRGALLLISHDRQFIDAVVDKIWEVDRGNIHSFPAPYDDYVAAKELQLAEEEKVNAEFDKRLANEEKWIRQGIKARRTRNEGRVRALKKLRQERQQRRERHDTAQLAIKSGGASGKRVAVLDSVTIAQADKVLIEDFNAQVLKGDKIGILGPNGCGKSSLIKTLLGELAPIKGTVELGTQLDIAYFDQMRSHIKPDLSIMDNLGEGRDFIEVNGEKKHVISYLSDYGFGPERMRTPASSLSGGEVSRLVLAKLFTRSANLLILDEPTNDLDIETLELLESQLVEFKGTVIVISHDRRFLDNVAEALWVFTGEHRIVEIAGGFTDYQRYRLAQEQRAVKSKSVEQESANASKNKKLEESPKKTAAVKLSYKFQRELDALPALLERLETDISDLEIQAASAEFQSKAPTEMQAHFEQLAVLQQQLEQQLDRWEELEAMKSGN; from the coding sequence ATGTCGATATTACGAGGTGAACAACTAGGTCTCGCATTTGGGACACATGTTCTACTAGACAACGTCAGCTTCGCGGTTGAACCTGGCGTTAAAACCGCGATTGTCGGACGCAATGGCGCCGGTAAATCTTCTCTGTTGAAGGTTATTGCCGGCAAAATGCAAGCAGACTCTGGCCAGTTACAATGCAGCAAAGGGGTTCGCATTCGATATTTGGCTCAAAGTTTACCTGAAGTAGGGGAGCAAACCGTCTTCGACTATGTTGCCGAGGGCGTCGCTGATCTGAGGGATGCTGTAGAGCGTTATCAGTATTTGTTGTCTGAACAAGGTTCAGAGCATGAGATTAATCAATTGCACGATTTTCTCGATCGAACTGGCGCTTGGCATTGGGAACAGAAAGTTGAGTCGGTGCTGTCGCGGCTTGATTTATCGGGTGACTCTAAGGTCAGCGCATTATCAGGCGGCTGGCGGCGGCGAGTCGCATTGGCAGAATGCTTGGCGGCGGAACCTGACTTACTATTGTTAGACGAACCAACCAACCATCTCGATTTAACAACGATCGAATGGCTCGAAGAGGTGTTAAAGCAGTATCGGGGAGCTCTGCTACTGATTTCTCATGATCGTCAGTTTATTGATGCAGTCGTTGATAAAATCTGGGAAGTGGATCGCGGAAACATTCATAGCTTTCCTGCCCCTTACGATGATTACGTCGCAGCGAAAGAGTTGCAATTAGCGGAAGAAGAAAAAGTAAATGCTGAATTTGATAAGCGTTTAGCCAATGAAGAAAAATGGATTCGTCAAGGTATTAAAGCGCGTCGTACGCGCAACGAAGGTAGGGTTCGAGCGTTAAAAAAACTCCGCCAAGAGCGACAGCAACGTCGAGAAAGACACGATACGGCCCAATTAGCGATCAAAAGTGGTGGAGCCTCGGGTAAGCGAGTGGCCGTGCTTGATAGCGTGACCATCGCTCAAGCCGATAAAGTGTTGATTGAAGATTTCAATGCGCAGGTACTTAAAGGCGACAAAATTGGCATTTTAGGTCCCAATGGCTGTGGGAAAAGCAGTCTAATCAAGACGTTGCTGGGGGAGTTGGCTCCGATTAAAGGCACTGTAGAGTTAGGCACGCAACTGGATATCGCCTATTTTGATCAAATGCGATCTCACATTAAGCCGGATTTGTCCATTATGGATAACCTTGGCGAAGGGCGAGACTTTATTGAAGTGAATGGCGAAAAGAAGCATGTAATCAGCTATTTGTCTGACTATGGCTTTGGACCTGAAAGAATGCGAACGCCCGCGAGTTCATTGTCTGGCGGAGAAGTGAGTCGTTTGGTGTTAGCCAAGCTCTTCACGCGTTCTGCAAACCTATTAATTCTGGACGAACCGACGAATGATCTCGATATTGAAACTCTTGAGTTGTTAGAAAGCCAACTCGTCGAGTTCAAAGGCACGGTAATCGTCATTAGCCATGACCGACGTTTTCTTGATAACGTCGCTGAGGCTTTATGGGTATTTACCGGGGAGCATCGGATTGTCGAGATTGCGGGTGGTTTCACCGATTATCAAAGATACCGGTTGGCACAGGAGCAACGGGCTGTTAAGTCGAAATCTGTTGAGCAAGAATCAGCAAATGCTTCTAAGAATAAAAAGCTCGAAGAAAGTCCTAAAAAGACCGCGGCGGTTAAACTATCGTATAAGTTCCAAAGAGAGCTCGATGCGCTGCCAGCATTGTTGGAGCGGCTTGAAACAGACATTTCAGACCTAGAGATACAGGCTGCTTCCGCTGAATTTCAGTCAAAAGCACCAACGGAGATGCAAGCGCATTTTGAGCAACTAGCCGTTTTACAGCAACAGCTTGAGCAACAATTGGACCGATGGGAAGAGTTAGAAGCGATGAAATCTGGCAACTGA
- a CDS encoding transglycosylase SLT domain-containing protein, with the protein MFRHFGFKQVLWLKSPRSYLKQITIPQRLSSGPFKLIFLVTFCFSSLFADELNLLPTKNSHSPEKSEQSSESQQQLTSITGSEQPIETPDLLRQREQYLQALDHLRHGRDKEFLQLQASLADYVLAPYLERDYLLDRMSLKNRSLVTDFLDRYDNQPVAIRVRSKFLYLLARHDQTFLFLTYYRPTSDITLQCHWLRFRFKTKENRQDIINQAKSIWRYGKSRPDACDPVFQQMAKHGALTDKLIWERLILAIKSNNYGLTRYLTSKLSNAEQTTARYALQVYMKPKRLSKGLPKGVDAQKIAEIAAIVLSKNIWSKPDETLEIYENLNSDLAITHNNKVALARNIALSLASKNHPRASEWLNNIDYSQSDELLLRWKLAHELRQRNWSELQRWLAKTPAPEGSENDWLYWQARVESYLGNTHQAVQILATLSQRRSYYGFLASAHLGISPNLENNPYPFSEQMIAQLGNEPAAKRAYELWRLNRHLSARREWNHLKAQHNAIERKHLAALAHQWGWHEQVIFGLSRAGLYDSVDMRFPLAYQQVLADAAKDADIDVTFPLAIARKESAFMPDAHSRVGAMGLMQLMPYTAQYIAKKEQLPVPQKEQLTDPQTNVTLGTRYLKYLITEHHGNQVLATASYNAGKHKVADWLPQNEEAIPVDIWIETLPYKETRNYVKNVLAYQQIYRSLLGKEENYFTQLVQMEIKRQP; encoded by the coding sequence ATGTTTCGACATTTCGGGTTTAAACAGGTGTTATGGCTTAAGAGCCCGCGCAGCTACTTGAAGCAGATAACAATTCCGCAAAGGCTTAGCTCAGGACCGTTCAAGTTAATCTTTCTGGTCACTTTCTGTTTCTCATCACTTTTTGCCGATGAATTAAACCTGCTCCCAACCAAAAACTCGCACTCACCAGAAAAATCAGAGCAGTCAAGTGAGTCTCAGCAACAATTAACTTCAATAACCGGTTCTGAACAGCCTATCGAGACGCCAGATTTATTGCGTCAACGAGAGCAATACTTGCAAGCGCTTGATCATCTTCGTCATGGTCGCGATAAAGAGTTCTTGCAACTTCAAGCGTCTCTAGCCGATTATGTGTTAGCGCCCTACTTAGAGCGAGATTATCTTTTAGACCGAATGAGTTTAAAGAATCGCTCATTAGTCACCGATTTTCTCGACCGATACGACAATCAACCTGTCGCCATTCGCGTACGATCCAAGTTTTTGTATTTACTCGCTCGCCATGATCAAACGTTTCTTTTTCTGACATACTACCGACCGACTTCAGATATCACTTTGCAATGCCACTGGCTTAGGTTCCGCTTTAAAACCAAAGAGAACCGCCAAGATATCATTAACCAAGCTAAGTCCATTTGGCGATACGGAAAATCACGTCCTGATGCCTGTGATCCTGTCTTTCAACAAATGGCTAAACATGGCGCTCTAACCGATAAGCTTATATGGGAGCGACTGATACTGGCCATTAAGTCCAACAATTACGGCTTAACCCGATACTTGACCAGTAAGCTCTCTAATGCCGAGCAAACCACCGCTCGCTACGCGTTACAAGTCTATATGAAACCCAAGCGACTTAGTAAGGGTCTACCAAAGGGTGTCGATGCGCAGAAAATTGCTGAAATAGCCGCCATAGTGTTATCAAAAAATATTTGGTCTAAACCCGATGAAACATTAGAAATTTATGAGAATTTAAATTCAGATTTAGCCATCACTCACAATAATAAAGTTGCACTCGCTAGAAATATTGCTCTTTCGTTGGCTTCAAAAAATCACCCTAGAGCGTCCGAGTGGCTAAACAACATTGACTACAGTCAATCCGATGAATTGCTATTGCGGTGGAAGCTAGCTCACGAGTTGCGTCAACGAAACTGGTCTGAACTGCAACGCTGGCTGGCAAAAACACCGGCACCTGAAGGGTCTGAAAATGATTGGTTGTATTGGCAGGCTCGCGTTGAAAGTTATCTTGGAAACACTCACCAGGCAGTGCAAATACTGGCGACCTTATCGCAACGTAGAAGTTACTATGGGTTCCTTGCGAGTGCTCATTTAGGTATTAGCCCCAATTTAGAGAATAATCCCTATCCGTTTAGCGAGCAAATGATTGCGCAATTAGGCAATGAGCCTGCTGCGAAAAGAGCTTATGAATTGTGGCGCTTAAACCGCCATCTCTCAGCGCGGCGCGAATGGAACCATCTGAAAGCTCAACACAACGCGATCGAACGAAAACATCTAGCCGCTCTTGCTCATCAGTGGGGATGGCACGAACAGGTTATTTTTGGGTTATCGAGAGCCGGGTTGTACGACAGCGTCGACATGCGGTTTCCATTGGCCTATCAACAAGTCTTAGCGGATGCAGCAAAAGACGCGGATATCGATGTAACCTTTCCGTTGGCCATTGCTCGTAAAGAAAGTGCCTTCATGCCCGATGCACACTCGCGCGTGGGGGCTATGGGGTTAATGCAATTGATGCCCTACACGGCACAATACATTGCAAAAAAAGAACAGTTACCCGTTCCACAAAAAGAACAACTCACCGACCCCCAAACCAACGTGACTTTGGGTACTCGATATCTTAAATATTTAATTACTGAACATCACGGAAACCAAGTTTTAGCAACCGCTTCTTATAACGCGGGTAAACACAAGGTGGCCGATTGGCTTCCACAAAATGAAGAAGCCATTCCGGTCGATATTTGGATTGAGACATTACCCTACAAAGAAACTCGAAACTATGTAAAAAATGTCCTCGCTTACCAACAGATTTATCGCTCATTGCTGGGCAAGGAAGAAAACTATTTTACCCAGTTGGTTCAAATGGAAATTAAACGTCAACCTTAG
- a CDS encoding DUF6763 family protein: MLNADIGHWYRLASASDPVEVIAIDEADDKIELQHFHGEIESFDFTDWLALFPVEVESPEDWTGPFEMERQDICPSQLFSDYLSPKSPTQI, translated from the coding sequence ATGTTGAATGCTGATATCGGCCACTGGTATCGACTTGCTTCAGCAAGCGATCCTGTCGAAGTCATTGCCATTGATGAGGCCGACGACAAAATCGAATTACAACACTTCCATGGCGAAATAGAGTCATTTGATTTTACTGATTGGCTTGCGTTGTTCCCTGTCGAAGTCGAGTCTCCAGAAGACTGGACCGGTCCTTTTGAGATGGAACGACAAGATATTTGTCCAAGCCAGCTATTCAGCGATTACTTGAGCCCTAAATCTCCTACTCAAATATAG
- the ung gene encoding uracil-DNA glycosylase has translation MMIGSWSDLLAEEKSKPYFIELMAFVDAERSAGKVIYPPAADVFNAIRLTELSKTRVVILGQDPYHGPNQAHGLAFSVQDKVPHPPSLRNIFKELQNDLAIAPPNSGNLSQWAKQGVLLLNTVLTVEQGLAHSHKDRGWETFTDTVIQKLSDYADHVVFLLWGSHAQKKSVLIDASKHTLLKAPHPSPLSAHRGFFGSGHFSATNEALLKHHQTPIDWTL, from the coding sequence ATGATGATTGGATCATGGAGCGATTTGCTCGCAGAAGAAAAATCAAAACCTTATTTTATTGAATTAATGGCTTTCGTTGATGCTGAGCGCAGTGCGGGTAAAGTCATTTACCCTCCTGCCGCCGACGTATTCAACGCGATTCGTCTTACGGAGTTGTCTAAAACGCGCGTCGTTATACTTGGTCAAGATCCCTATCATGGCCCCAATCAGGCACACGGCTTAGCATTCAGTGTTCAAGACAAGGTCCCGCACCCGCCTAGTCTCCGCAATATATTTAAAGAGTTGCAAAACGACCTAGCAATTGCCCCTCCCAACAGTGGAAATTTAAGTCAATGGGCGAAACAGGGCGTCTTATTACTCAACACAGTGCTCACGGTCGAACAAGGCTTAGCTCATTCACACAAAGATCGCGGTTGGGAGACATTCACCGATACCGTCATTCAAAAGCTAAGTGACTATGCAGATCATGTTGTTTTTTTACTGTGGGGCTCACATGCGCAGAAAAAATCAGTGTTAATCGATGCATCCAAGCACACTCTTTTAAAAGCCCCTCACCCGTCTCCACTGTCGGCTCATCGAGGGTTCTTTGGTAGCGGTCATTTTAGCGCGACCAATGAAGCATTGCTCAAACACCATCAGACACCGATTGATTGGACGCTATGA